Below is a window of Candidatus Bathyarchaeota archaeon DNA.
AAGCTAGGATACAAAGCCAAGCAGGGGTTTGTCGTCGCTCGCGTTCGTGTTAGGCGTGGAGGCCTTCGGAGACGTCGGCCGAAAGGAGGTAGAAGGCCCAAACGTATGGGTATTAAGAAATTCAAGCCCGCGAAAAGCTTGAGGCTCATTGGTGAGGAAAGAGTTGCGAGAAAGTTTCCAAACTTGGAGGTCTTGAACTCTTACTGGGTTTGGGAGGATGGACGCTCAAAATGGTTTGAGGTGATTCTTGTTGACCCGAGCCATCCAGTCGTCAAATCAGATAAAGATATCAACTGGATTTGTGAAGGAACCCATCGTGGTCGAGTTTTTCGTGGATTGACTGGTGCCGGCAAGGAGGTTAGGGGACTCCATCATAAAGGTCGTGGGGCAGAGAAATTGCGACCAAGTCGTACAGCTTCTCGTAAACGAAGGAAGATGCAGCATGCATATGCATGAATAGGGCTTAACAAGTTACTGGCTAATTTTCAGGTTTTTCTCAGATTCATACACGCACTCTTTCTAAACATGGCTTATCATGTAATCCATGTGGAGAATGGTCGATTACCGCTTTTTTTAAGAATGTTATGGTACGTAAACTAGTGCTGCTATGACACAGCCATAATTTTCTATGGGCACCCTTAAAACTTCTGTTCGATAACTTATTTTATCGACTTCGATTTCTCGTGTCTTCGCCATCTCTTTGATTTTCCATTCAAGAGTTTCCTTTAGAGCCTTTTTGTCCATGTGTCCATTAGCCTCTGCTACAAGCCCGTATTTCATGTTTTTTTCCCATGCCCAAGCAATTCCAGCTGCAATCATTGTTTCTCCTTTCCCGTCCAATCTCGCTATCACTGTGTGAGTGATGGAGCCGGCGGGTATTTTCCTCCATTCTCTTTCTTTACATGTCGGCGGAAGTATGGAACTCACAGGAACCAAGTTACATTGCTCTATTCCAGCGTTCTTTAGGGCGCGGTCGAAGGCGTTAAGTTGAGAAATCGGGCTGATTGCTTCTCCGCTTGTTACAAAGAATTCTTTGGGAATCATTTTTCTGTTTTTTCCTCACTTGGCAACGTAGTGCACTCAACAAAACTGTATTATTAACTTTGTGATGAGCATTCCACAATTTCTCCAAGGGTTTTTCTGAGACCATTTTGGCGATATTTATAACAAAGTTTAACTATACAAGCGCGCGGAGGATGTAAAATCTGGTAGATAAGGTTGGACGAAAGAATGTTGAAAATTATAGACCTTGAAAATGCAATTTTGAAAGCGAAAAAATTAGCTGAAGACAAATTGGCTAAGGGCGAAGATGCCGATGAATTTATAGAAATTGGAGAGGCTGACGAATTCAAAATTTATGTCGCAGCAGGGGAAACCATCAATGATTCTTCTCCAGATTCCTTTCATGAAAATCCGAGGGATGTTTTTATGCTAGTGCTTGAGGGAGAAATAGAATTTACATTTGAAAAGGGAGAAAAAACAACTGTAAAAGCAGGGCAATGTTTTGTTCTGCCAAAGCACTTGAAGCATCATTGCATTTTCAGGAAAATGACAATCGCGATTGAAGGAGTATACGAAAAAGGACTTTAATTAACTGGGGTGGTATTCAGTAGGGGCAATCAAAAACTTTCAAAATTAAAATTCAAACCAGTAATGACCAAAGTGCTCCGACGTTCACTATTACTATTAACGCATACAATGGTGAAACAGGCCCGTAAAAACACGTAAAATTCTCCCTTGTAGCGGGAATTTTATATTAAACTTCGTTGCATCACAAATAGGTTGAATAATAATGAA
It encodes the following:
- a CDS encoding 50S ribosomal protein L15e, which produces MTYKHIAAAWKRPEASYVKELMWHRAIEWRKQRTILRIEKPTRLDRARKLGYKAKQGFVVARVRVRRGGLRRRRPKGGRRPKRMGIKKFKPAKSLRLIGEERVARKFPNLEVLNSYWVWEDGRSKWFEVILVDPSHPVVKSDKDINWICEGTHRGRVFRGLTGAGKEVRGLHHKGRGAEKLRPSRTASRKRRKMQHAYA
- a CDS encoding cupin domain-containing protein, with the translated sequence MDERMLKIIDLENAILKAKKLAEDKLAKGEDADEFIEIGEADEFKIYVAAGETINDSSPDSFHENPRDVFMLVLEGEIEFTFEKGEKTTVKAGQCFVLPKHLKHHCIFRKMTIAIEGVYEKGL
- a CDS encoding pyruvoyl-dependent arginine decarboxylase; translation: MIPKEFFVTSGEAISPISQLNAFDRALKNAGIEQCNLVPVSSILPPTCKEREWRKIPAGSITHTVIARLDGKGETMIAAGIAWAWEKNMKYGLVAEANGHMDKKALKETLEWKIKEMAKTREIEVDKISYRTEVLRVPIENYGCVIAALVYVP